A window of the Brassica napus cultivar Da-Ae chromosome C5, Da-Ae, whole genome shotgun sequence genome harbors these coding sequences:
- the LOC106403059 gene encoding scarecrow-like protein 3: MVHVIDLDASEPAQWLALIQAFNSRPEGPPHLRITGVHLHKEVLDQMAHRLIEEAEKLDIPFQFNPVVSSLDCLNVDQLRVKTGEALAVSSVLQLHTFLASDSDMSNNNGHSLSGDSASSLPLSNSGKIDRFLNAIWGLSPKIMVVTEQHSDHNGSTLMERLLESLYSYAALFDCLENKIPRTSQDRIKVEKMLFGEEIKNIIACEGSERRERHEKLEKWSQRIDLAGFGNVPLSYYVMLQARR, from the coding sequence ATGGTTCATGTGATTGATCTCGACGCTTCAGAGCCTGCTCAGTGGCTTGCTTTGATTCAAGCGTTTAACTCCAGGCCTGAAGGTCCACCGCATTTGAGAATCACTGGTGTTCATCTCCACAAGGAAGTGCTTGATCAAATGGCTCATAGACTCATCGAGGAAGCAGAGAAGCTCgatatcccgtttcagtttaaTCCCGTCGTGAGTAGTTTAGACTGTTTAAACGTGGATCAGCTGCGTGTTAAGACAGGAGAGGCCTTAGCCGTCAGTTCGGTTCTTCAGTTGCATACCTTCTTGGCCTCTGACTCTGATATGAGCAACAACAATGGACACAGCCTGAGTGGTGACTCGGCCTCATCTTTGCCTCTTTCTAATTCAGGAAAGATCGATAGATTCCTCAATGCTATTTGGGGTTTATCTCCAAAGATCATGGTGGTCACTGAGCAACACTCAGACCACAACGGCTCCACACTGATGGAGAGACTATTGGAATCACTCTACTCGTACGCAGCATTGTTTGATTGCTTGGAAAATAAAATTCCAAGAACATCTCAAGATAGGATCAAAGTGGAGAAGATGCTTTTTGGAGAGGAGATCAAGAACATCATAGCGTGTGAGGGATCTgagagaagagaaagacatgagaagCTTGAGAAATGGAGCCAGAGGATTGATTTGGCTGGTTTTGGGAATGTTCCGCTTAGCTATTATGTCATGTTGCAGGCTAGGAGGTAG